A window of Desulfobulbus oralis genomic DNA:
GACGGCGCCAAATGCGATACCGGCAACATTCAGGAGCTCTTTGCCCAGGGCGCGCGCATTGCCGTGCCCGATCCGGTGTATCCGGTGTACGTGGACACCAACGTCATGGCCGGACGCACCGGGGTCTGGGCGCAGGGTCGCTACCAGGGCCTGATCTATCTGGACTGTACCGCTGCAAACGGCTATGTCCCGGAGCTGCCGGCGGAAAAGGCGGACCTGATCTACCTCTGCTTCCCGAACAACCCGACCGGCGCTACGGTGAGCCGGGAGCAGCTCGGACTCTGGGTGGACTATGCCCACAAGCATCAGGCGCTCATTCTCTTCGACGCGGCCTACGAGGCCTTTATCCGCGACGAGCGGCTGCCCCACACCATTTACGAAATTCCCGGCGCCCGGGAAGTGGCCATCGAGTTCCGCAGCTTTTCCAAAAGTGCGGGCTTTACGGGCACCCGTTGCGCCTATACCGTGGTGCCCAGGGACTGCAGGGCCTGGGACGCGGCGGGCCGGGAGCAGAGCCTGCACGGTCTCTGGAATCGCCGCCACAGCACCAAGTTCAACGGCGTCTCCTACCCGGTGCAGCGGGCCGCCGAAGCGGTGTACTCGCGGGAAGGCCAGGCCCAGTGCCGGGCGCTCATCGACGGCTATCTGGAAAATGCCCGGCTGATCGGAGAGGCGCTGGACGAGCTTGGCTACCAGCATGTGGGCGGCAGCAACTCGCCCTATATCTGGGTTGCCTGCGGCCGGGATTCCTGGGAGTTTTTCGATCTGCTCCTCACGCACGCGGGCGTGGTCTGCACGCCCGGCGCCGGTTTTGGCCGCTGCGGCGAAGGTTATGTCCGGCTTTCGGCCTTCAATTCCGGGGAAAATGTGCAGAAGGCCATGGAGCGCCTGGCCGGGGCAGCCAGGATGCTGAAGGCCTGAAGGCCGCCCTGCTGCCTCCTGGGGGCGCATCGGGTACGAAGCAGCAACCTGTTGCATGCGGCAGGCGGCCCTTTGGCCGGCGAGTCAAAGGCAAAACTGCCAGGACCGCAAAGGCCCTGGCAGTGGCCCATGCGCACCAGGCGGGCCCGGGCGCTACAGGTTCAGAAGCCGCTTCGCGTTTTCCGAAGTGATTTTTCTGAACAAAGGCTCCGGTAAATCCAGCGCCCGGAGGGCGTCCAGCCCCTTTTTCTGGTCGGTCCAGGGCAAATCGCTGCCAAAGAGCAGGTAATCCGCCGGGTGCGCCAGAAGCATCCTGCGGAAGCGCTCCGCAGGCAGCATCTCCGGGCCGAAGGAAAGCTCCAGATAAATGGGCCGGCCGAGGAGCAGACGCTCCACCTCGTCCCAGTCATCCCAGCCGCCCAGGTGGGTGGCGACCAGCCTGAGTTCCGGCCAGCCTCTGGCCAGCCAGAGCGTCCTTGCCGGGTCGGAGCGGCGCAGCCTGGGGAAGGCGATGTCAAAGCCCGAATGCAGCACCAGTATGAGCCCCAGCCTGCTGAGTTCGTCGTAGAGCGGAAAGAGCGCCGGGTCGTCCAGGGTGAAATCCTGATAGTAGGGGTGCATCTTGATGCCCGGAAAAGCGGCCGCGTGCAGTTGCCGCACATGCCCGATCATGTGCGGGTCTTTGGGATGCACCGAAGGCAGCGGGATGAGGCGGGCGCTGCGCACGCTCTGTGACCAGGCCATAATATGGTCGAACTGGGCCGGCTTGGTGGCAATGGAGCAGATGAGCGCCTGGTCGATGCCGGCCCTGTCCATGGAGGCCAGAAGCCCTCTGATGGTGCCGTCGCTGAAGGAACTGCCGGCCTTTTGGGCCAGGGCGCCGATGGCCCGGGGCGCCAGCGTGTCCGGGAAGGCATGGGTGTGGCAATCGATGCAGGGCATGGACGCTCAGAAGAGGCGGACCACAAACAGGCCCACTTG
This region includes:
- a CDS encoding LL-diaminopimelate aminotransferase; this encodes MLHINDNYLKLQASYLFADIAHRISVFQQKHPERELIRMGIGDVTNPLPQACITAFHKAVDEMGAAATFRGYGPEQGYEFLRQAIAEHDFQSRGADIDAGEIFISDGAKCDTGNIQELFAQGARIAVPDPVYPVYVDTNVMAGRTGVWAQGRYQGLIYLDCTAANGYVPELPAEKADLIYLCFPNNPTGATVSREQLGLWVDYAHKHQALILFDAAYEAFIRDERLPHTIYEIPGAREVAIEFRSFSKSAGFTGTRCAYTVVPRDCRAWDAAGREQSLHGLWNRRHSTKFNGVSYPVQRAAEAVYSREGQAQCRALIDGYLENARLIGEALDELGYQHVGGSNSPYIWVACGRDSWEFFDLLLTHAGVVCTPGAGFGRCGEGYVRLSAFNSGENVQKAMERLAGAARMLKA
- a CDS encoding amidohydrolase family protein: MPCIDCHTHAFPDTLAPRAIGALAQKAGSSFSDGTIRGLLASMDRAGIDQALICSIATKPAQFDHIMAWSQSVRSARLIPLPSVHPKDPHMIGHVRQLHAAAFPGIKMHPYYQDFTLDDPALFPLYDELSRLGLILVLHSGFDIAFPRLRRSDPARTLWLARGWPELRLVATHLGGWDDWDEVERLLLGRPIYLELSFGPEMLPAERFRRMLLAHPADYLLFGSDLPWTDQKKGLDALRALDLPEPLFRKITSENAKRLLNL